A genomic region of Tistrella mobilis contains the following coding sequences:
- a CDS encoding proton-conducting transporter transmembrane domain-containing protein, with translation MTPEFLLVASLLSPVAGGILILAAGRSPGARDILMVAAAVVTAVFTLMLAARVLDGARPVLTLHQLMPGLPIGFAVEPLGMIFAAVAGTLWPITAVYSIGYMRGNHEAHQTRFHFCFALAIVSALALAYSDGLLSMFIAYEVLTLSTYPLVTHSGTKEAMKAGRTYLGILLGTSIGFQLTAIIGVYVLAGTVAFTAGGVLPDGLSPALLGLLLGLFAYGIGKVALMPLHAWLPAAMVAPTPVSALLHAVAVVKGGAFAVVKVVAYTLGADRLSAAGANDWLVWVAAASIVIASSIALTQDHLKRRLAYSTVSQLAYVTLAAAIMAPLSLVGAAMHIAAHAVGKITLFFAAGSIHTAAHKDYVSQLDGIGRRMPWTMGAFALATLSMIGLPPAVGFTSKWFILEGAVSREQWIAVAALGASTLLNAAYFLPIVWRAFFRAPVAAKSVGAAAPHGGDGHHDHGEAPLPMVLAILTTAGLTFLLFLYPDPVLALAEAMAGTVTQGGLR, from the coding sequence ATGACGCCTGAATTCCTGCTCGTCGCGTCGCTGCTCTCGCCGGTCGCGGGTGGCATCCTGATCCTTGCCGCCGGCCGCTCGCCGGGCGCGCGCGACATCCTGATGGTGGCGGCGGCGGTGGTCACCGCCGTCTTCACCCTGATGCTGGCGGCCCGGGTGCTGGACGGCGCCCGGCCCGTGCTCACCCTGCATCAGCTGATGCCCGGCCTGCCGATCGGCTTTGCGGTCGAACCGCTGGGCATGATCTTCGCCGCCGTCGCCGGCACGCTCTGGCCGATCACCGCGGTCTATTCGATCGGCTATATGCGCGGCAATCACGAGGCGCATCAGACCCGCTTCCATTTCTGCTTCGCGCTGGCGATCGTCAGCGCGCTGGCGCTCGCCTATTCCGACGGCCTGCTGTCGATGTTCATCGCCTACGAGGTGCTGACGCTGTCGACCTATCCGCTGGTCACCCATTCGGGCACCAAAGAGGCGATGAAGGCCGGCCGCACCTATCTGGGCATCCTGCTCGGCACCTCGATCGGCTTTCAGCTGACCGCGATCATCGGCGTCTATGTCCTGGCCGGCACCGTGGCCTTCACCGCCGGCGGCGTGCTGCCCGATGGCCTGTCTCCCGCGCTGCTCGGCCTGCTGCTCGGTCTCTTCGCCTATGGCATCGGCAAGGTGGCGCTGATGCCGCTGCATGCCTGGCTGCCGGCGGCGATGGTGGCGCCCACCCCGGTCTCGGCCCTGCTGCATGCGGTGGCGGTGGTCAAGGGCGGCGCCTTCGCGGTGGTCAAGGTCGTGGCCTATACGCTGGGCGCCGACCGGCTGTCCGCCGCCGGTGCCAATGACTGGCTGGTCTGGGTGGCGGCGGCCTCGATCGTGATCGCCTCGTCGATCGCACTCACCCAGGACCATCTGAAGCGCCGGCTCGCCTATTCGACCGTCAGCCAGCTGGCCTATGTGACGCTGGCGGCGGCCATCATGGCGCCGCTGTCGCTGGTGGGGGCGGCGATGCACATCGCGGCCCATGCCGTCGGCAAGATCACCCTGTTCTTCGCCGCGGGCTCCATCCACACCGCCGCCCACAAGGATTATGTCAGCCAGCTGGACGGCATCGGCCGGCGCATGCCCTGGACCATGGGCGCCTTCGCCCTCGCCACCCTGTCGATGATCGGCCTGCCGCCCGCGGTCGGCTTCACCAGCAAGTGGTTCATCCTGGAAGGCGCGGTCTCGCGCGAGCAGTGGATCGCGGTCGCCGCCCTCGGCGCCTCCACCCTGCTGAACGCGGCCTATTTCCTGCCGATCGTCTGGCGCGCCTTCTTCAGGGCGCCGGTTGCGGCGAAATCGGTGGGGGCCGCCGCCCCCCATGGTGGCGATGGCCATCACGATCATGGCGAGGCGCCGCTGCCGATGGTGCTGGCGATCCTGACCACGGCGGGGCTCACCTTCCTGCTGTTCCTCTACCCCGACCCCGTGCTTGCGCTGGCAGAGGCCATGGCCGGCACCGTCACACAGGGAGGCCTGCGTTGA
- a CDS encoding proton-conducting transporter transmembrane domain-containing protein, with translation MTEPGLFATLPPAGLLLLGALLTALLPRGLRALPVIAAPVAVLAVAWLLPDGAGAGHAWLDQVLVPVTVDATGRAFATIFALAALAGGLYALPRASTTELVAAQAYGAGAVGLAFAGDLLTVLVFWEVLAIGSTVVIWAAGTERARRAAMRYLQIHLAGGMILMIGIVGHITGGGANTLAALTADVDAGSWAAWFILAGVVINAGAPPLWAWVSDAYPEASSTGMVFLSAFTTKAAVLVLIRLFPGTEILVWTGIVMAAYGALYAVIENDLRRVLAFSIVSQVGFMVTAVGIGTPLALAGASAQAFAHILYKSLMTMAAGHMVAATGRRRLADLAGIGRAMPLTWAALLLGGLGLAAVPLTAGFVSKGVILSALGKDGAGIAWAALVGIAVVSTVYAALKLPVVLWGTHRLQGAGRGIGDPGVMQMLAMGFMAALVVGIGVVPGTLLGMFPASADYAVFTADHLITQIQLLAAAAIVWFAAATRLAPGRGITRDFDWIYRTFLPRLAAEFAIHGDPLRSGLAKRIHRRIDFVMAGIFRIHGPEAPLARDWPTGGTVLGITVMLGLCLVVYYAA, from the coding sequence ATGACTGAGCCCGGCCTCTTCGCCACCCTGCCGCCGGCCGGCCTTCTGCTGCTCGGCGCCCTGCTCACCGCCCTTCTGCCCCGCGGGCTGCGCGCCCTTCCGGTGATCGCGGCCCCCGTCGCCGTGCTGGCGGTGGCCTGGCTGCTGCCCGACGGTGCCGGTGCCGGCCATGCCTGGCTCGATCAGGTTCTGGTCCCGGTCACCGTCGATGCCACCGGCCGGGCCTTCGCCACCATCTTCGCGCTCGCGGCCCTCGCCGGCGGGCTTTATGCCCTGCCCCGGGCCTCGACCACCGAACTGGTCGCGGCCCAGGCCTATGGCGCGGGCGCGGTCGGCCTCGCCTTCGCGGGCGATCTGCTGACGGTGCTGGTGTTCTGGGAAGTGCTCGCCATCGGCTCGACCGTGGTGATCTGGGCCGCCGGCACCGAACGCGCGCGCCGGGCGGCGATGCGCTATCTGCAGATCCATCTGGCCGGCGGCATGATCCTGATGATCGGCATCGTCGGCCACATCACCGGCGGCGGCGCGAATACCCTCGCCGCCCTGACCGCCGATGTCGATGCCGGCAGCTGGGCCGCCTGGTTCATCCTGGCGGGCGTGGTGATCAATGCCGGCGCCCCGCCGCTCTGGGCCTGGGTGTCCGACGCCTATCCCGAAGCCTCATCCACCGGCATGGTGTTCCTGTCGGCCTTCACCACCAAGGCCGCGGTGCTGGTGCTGATCCGGCTGTTCCCGGGCACCGAGATCCTGGTCTGGACCGGCATCGTCATGGCCGCCTATGGCGCGCTCTATGCCGTCATCGAAAACGATCTCCGCCGGGTGCTGGCCTTCTCGATCGTCAGCCAGGTGGGCTTCATGGTCACCGCGGTCGGCATCGGCACGCCGCTGGCGCTGGCCGGCGCCTCGGCCCAGGCCTTCGCCCATATCCTCTACAAATCCCTCATGACGATGGCGGCGGGCCACATGGTCGCCGCCACCGGCAGGCGCCGGCTCGCCGATCTGGCCGGCATCGGCCGGGCCATGCCGCTCACCTGGGCGGCGCTGCTGCTGGGCGGGCTCGGGCTTGCCGCCGTCCCGCTCACCGCCGGTTTCGTCTCCAAGGGCGTGATCCTCTCGGCGCTGGGCAAGGACGGCGCCGGCATCGCCTGGGCGGCGCTGGTCGGCATCGCCGTGGTCTCCACCGTCTATGCCGCGCTGAAGCTGCCGGTGGTGCTCTGGGGCACGCATCGCCTGCAGGGCGCCGGCCGCGGCATCGGTGATCCGGGCGTGATGCAGATGCTCGCCATGGGTTTCATGGCGGCGCTGGTGGTGGGGATCGGCGTGGTGCCGGGCACCCTGCTCGGCATGTTCCCGGCCTCGGCCGATTATGCCGTCTTCACCGCCGACCATCTGATCACCCAGATCCAGCTTCTGGCGGCTGCGGCCATCGTCTGGTTCGCCGCCGCCACACGGCTGGCACCAGGGCGTGGCATCACCCGCGATTTCGACTGGATCTATCGCACCTTCCTGCCCCGGCTGGCGGCGGAATTCGCCATCCACGGCGATCCGCTGCGCAGCGGGCTGGCGAAGCGGATCCACCGGCGGATCGATTTCGTGATGGCCGGCATCTTCCGCATCCACGGCCCCGAGGCACCGCTGGCCCGCGACTGGCCGACCGGCGGCACCGTGCTCGGCATCACCGTGATGCTGGGCCTCTGTCTGGTGGTCTATTACGCCGCCTGA
- a CDS encoding GNAT family N-acetyltransferase, with translation MLRPARPTDAAAIADLVAMADPKSIGGLTGIEDPARAMEAFRALIRGRSGVASHLYARVFEEAGRPIGVVVAYPGRLVSGPAIPAEARVTEADEFYIDNVAVFPEHRGRGIARRLIVSAETAARGNGFPAVSLIVDERNLAARGLYEKLGYTVSGRAVVRGESFHRMRKPLVAEQTAPRAAALA, from the coding sequence ATGCTGCGTCCCGCACGTCCCACAGACGCCGCCGCGATCGCCGATCTCGTCGCCATGGCAGACCCCAAAAGCATCGGGGGCCTGACCGGCATCGAAGATCCGGCCCGGGCGATGGAAGCCTTCCGCGCCCTGATCCGCGGCCGGTCCGGCGTCGCCTCGCATCTTTATGCCCGCGTCTTCGAAGAGGCCGGCCGCCCGATCGGGGTGGTGGTGGCCTATCCCGGCCGTCTGGTCTCAGGCCCCGCCATCCCGGCCGAAGCGCGGGTGACCGAGGCCGACGAGTTCTATATCGACAATGTCGCGGTCTTCCCCGAACACCGCGGCCGCGGCATCGCCCGCCGGCTGATCGTCTCGGCCGAAACCGCCGCACGCGGCAACGGCTTCCCGGCCGTGTCGCTGATCGTCGACGAACGCAACCTCGCCGCCCGCGGGCTTTATGAGAAGCTCGGCTACACGGTCTCGGGCCGGGCGGTCGTGCGCGGGGAAAGCTTCCACCGCATGCGCAAGCCCCTGGTCGCCGAGCAGACCGCGCCGCGCGCCGCGGCCCTCGCCTGA
- a CDS encoding DUF4870 family protein, with protein MVQSTPKFELRPGADDRTAHQAEVMLTVTYGLHLLGMLTALPLVVASIIAHVRFFMLDTETTERAHYRYLVETFWFGVIANVIGAALTVIFIGFVVLGITWIWMVWRFVRGWLRMRDGQRPR; from the coding sequence ATGGTCCAGAGCACACCGAAATTCGAACTCAGGCCGGGCGCGGACGACCGCACCGCCCATCAGGCCGAGGTGATGCTGACCGTGACCTACGGCCTGCATCTTCTGGGCATGCTGACCGCCCTGCCGCTGGTGGTGGCCAGCATCATCGCCCATGTCCGCTTCTTCATGCTCGACACCGAAACCACCGAGCGGGCGCATTACCGCTATCTGGTGGAGACCTTCTGGTTCGGCGTGATCGCCAATGTCATCGGCGCCGCCCTGACCGTGATCTTCATCGGCTTCGTGGTGCTGGGGATCACCTGGATCTGGATGGTCTGGCGCTTCGTGCGCGGCTGGCTGCGGATGCGCGACGGCCAGCGGCCCCGTTGA
- a CDS encoding ChaN family lipoprotein yields MFLRTVPPLTTLAFAILIAPAAHADVPPALLDAARDAKVVLLGERHDHAGHHLMQEEAYRALIAAGHRPALVMEMFSRDAQPAIDALLAGLGTMPDQRALDLALERMPQVSGFTAGGWQDWGAYRPIVAVALEHGLPVRAADWPREARRALAMDGWQALPSGFVQHFALDEPAEPDVEDGLTRAIVEGHCGHAPGDALEGMVRVQRARDAGIAGAALDALAAAGVDQALVIAGAGHVRRDLGAPLYLKAAAPELPILTVGLAETGESDAAPDLRPARDEEPFDLVWVAEAQPREDPCKAFADQLRNMKRP; encoded by the coding sequence ATGTTCCTGCGTACCGTGCCGCCCTTGACGACCCTGGCGTTCGCCATCCTGATCGCCCCGGCAGCGCATGCCGATGTTCCGCCCGCCCTGCTCGATGCCGCCCGCGATGCGAAAGTGGTGCTGCTGGGCGAGCGTCACGATCATGCCGGCCATCATCTGATGCAGGAAGAAGCCTATCGGGCGCTGATCGCCGCCGGCCACCGCCCGGCGCTGGTGATGGAAATGTTCAGCCGCGACGCCCAGCCGGCGATCGATGCCCTTCTGGCCGGGCTCGGCACCATGCCCGATCAGCGCGCGCTCGACCTGGCATTGGAGCGGATGCCCCAGGTCTCGGGCTTCACCGCCGGCGGCTGGCAGGATTGGGGGGCCTATCGCCCGATCGTGGCGGTGGCCCTGGAACACGGCCTGCCGGTCCGGGCGGCGGACTGGCCGCGGGAGGCCCGCCGGGCGCTGGCGATGGACGGCTGGCAGGCCCTGCCCTCGGGCTTCGTTCAGCATTTCGCACTCGACGAGCCGGCGGAGCCGGATGTCGAAGACGGGCTGACCCGGGCGATCGTCGAAGGCCATTGCGGCCATGCCCCCGGCGATGCGCTGGAGGGCATGGTCCGGGTCCAGCGCGCCCGAGATGCCGGCATTGCCGGCGCCGCGCTGGACGCCCTGGCCGCAGCCGGGGTGGATCAGGCGCTGGTGATTGCGGGCGCGGGCCATGTCCGCCGCGATCTGGGGGCGCCGCTCTATCTGAAGGCCGCTGCCCCCGAACTGCCGATACTGACGGTGGGCCTGGCCGAAACCGGCGAGAGCGATGCCGCCCCCGATCTGCGCCCAGCCCGCGACGAAGAACCCTTCGATCTGGTCTGGGTGGCAGAGGCCCAGCCGCGCGAAGACCCGTGCAAGGCCTTCGCCGACCAGCTGCGCAACATGAAGCGCCCCTGA
- a CDS encoding QsdR family transcriptional regulator: MATARPAPARSRAAKTPGLAEGGLEDDRPRNAAEAEVVKAAVRRYTRGEAIDMSDLAVELGVGRATLYRRVGNRDRLLGLVLADRTEYSFRRAQRDIRETGVPGIVALLNRFMTDVLDAEPLKIFVQREPLLFIRLATSMGPIETRSARLLGEVMATEQAAGRFTPWLPIPVLAEAIVRLGDAFMYAHLLGGPRRDLRTSLDVTSLLLDPAAAREAAARAG, encoded by the coding sequence ATGGCGACGGCGCGGCCGGCCCCCGCACGCAGCCGGGCCGCGAAGACCCCGGGCCTGGCCGAAGGCGGGCTGGAAGACGATCGCCCGCGCAATGCCGCCGAGGCCGAGGTGGTGAAGGCGGCCGTGCGCCGCTATACCCGCGGCGAGGCGATCGACATGTCGGATCTGGCGGTCGAACTGGGTGTGGGCCGGGCGACGCTCTATCGCCGGGTCGGCAATCGCGACCGGCTGCTGGGGCTGGTGCTGGCCGATCGCACCGAATACAGCTTCCGCCGCGCCCAGCGCGACATCCGGGAGACCGGCGTGCCCGGCATCGTGGCGCTGCTCAACCGGTTCATGACCGATGTGCTCGACGCCGAGCCGCTCAAGATCTTCGTGCAGCGCGAACCGTTGCTGTTCATCCGGCTCGCGACTTCGATGGGGCCGATCGAGACCCGCTCCGCCCGGCTGCTGGGCGAGGTGATGGCGACCGAACAGGCCGCCGGCCGTTTCACCCCCTGGCTGCCGATCCCCGTTCTGGCCGAGGCGATCGTGCGCCTGGGCGATGCCTTCATGTACGCCCATCTGCTGGGCGGCCCGCGGCGGGATCTGCGGACCTCGCTCGACGTCACTTCGCTGCTGCTCGACCCGGCCGCCGCGCGCGAGGCCGCCGCTCGGGCAGGATGA
- the arfB gene encoding alternative ribosome rescue aminoacyl-tRNA hydrolase ArfB — MSLREDDLDRAARNVRLDEAAIEESYLLASGPGGQNVNKVSTAVRLRFRVAGARFVGDDETRRRLLALAGSRATAEGDIVLLADRFRSRERNREDARDRLRRMIAEARHRDPLRRPTRPSLGAKRRRMDEKTKRGAIKRNRGRPVAD, encoded by the coding sequence ATGAGCCTCAGGGAAGATGATCTCGACCGCGCCGCCCGGAACGTCCGCCTCGACGAGGCGGCGATCGAGGAGAGCTATCTGCTGGCCTCGGGGCCCGGCGGGCAGAATGTGAACAAGGTGTCGACCGCCGTCCGTCTGCGCTTCCGGGTGGCCGGGGCGCGGTTCGTAGGCGATGACGAGACCCGGCGCCGCCTGCTGGCGCTGGCCGGCAGCCGGGCGACGGCCGAGGGCGATATCGTGCTGCTCGCCGATCGGTTTCGCAGCCGCGAGCGCAATCGCGAAGACGCGCGGGACCGGCTGCGCCGGATGATCGCCGAGGCCCGCCACCGCGATCCGCTGCGCCGCCCGACCCGGCCGTCGCTGGGCGCGAAGCGGCGGCGGATGGACGAGAAGACCAAGCGCGGGGCGATCAAGCGCAATCGCGGCCGCCCGGTTGCCGACTGA
- a CDS encoding methyl-accepting chemotaxis protein: protein MVSVLSGRLTSVQARIALTAGLCLATTVAVLVGFSLVSARNTHDYVTESVLGIVDGQTKAALQNRAATEAAAIKAQLEAGLDTARTLARSFAVLAADGPAGTPAGQRRDQLNTMLRQALAQDPALNGTYSAWEPDALDGADAAFRGDREQGSDATGRFLPYWTRGTDGRIAIQPLVEYDSSDRHPNGLVKGGWYIGPAETGRENILGPLPYIVQGKPVFLATLSVPIMIDGRFRGVAGTDYNLDFIQALAVKVSSALYDGRSRVAIISDAGLIVADSGAPETIGQPVTAAGDSWTDGLEVIRAGEATVLDRPGHPDIDVFSPIRFGSTVTPWSVVISVPRDVALASVNALSGDMAERSTRDTLVSLGVGLAVVLGAILVVALAARGIARPIRACAGFADGIAEGRFDQSLTVDQKDEVGRLATALTRMQGDLRRNIAQRAEDQAAAEAARRQAMRDMADRFEASVGGVLNGVTSAATELRSTAETMTVTADETSRRSTAAASATEQASQNIQTVAAAAEQLSAAIGEIGDRVNQSSGIVGEAVRQADATGLRVKNLSEAAQKVGNVVQLINDIASQTNLLALNATIEAARAGEAGKGFAVVASEVKTLAVQTARATEEIAAQIRSIQDATRDSAHAIEEIGSTINRVNEISTAISAAMQEQGAATREISRNVQEASQGTVEVTGNIGSVTAAARETDLAANQVLSAAGDLGRNGEDLRRQVEDFLQTVRA from the coding sequence ATGGTGTCTGTTCTGTCGGGGCGGCTGACCAGCGTGCAGGCCAGGATCGCGCTGACCGCGGGGCTGTGCCTTGCGACGACGGTGGCGGTGCTGGTGGGGTTCAGCCTGGTATCGGCGCGCAACACGCATGACTATGTCACCGAAAGCGTGCTCGGAATCGTCGACGGCCAGACCAAGGCGGCGCTGCAAAACCGGGCGGCGACCGAGGCGGCGGCGATCAAGGCCCAGCTGGAAGCCGGGCTCGATACTGCCCGGACGCTGGCGCGCAGCTTCGCGGTGCTGGCCGCGGATGGTCCGGCAGGCACGCCGGCCGGGCAGCGGCGCGACCAGCTGAACACGATGCTCCGCCAGGCGCTGGCGCAGGATCCGGCGCTGAACGGCACCTATTCGGCCTGGGAACCGGATGCGCTGGATGGCGCCGATGCCGCCTTCCGCGGCGACCGCGAGCAGGGATCGGATGCGACCGGCCGTTTCCTGCCCTACTGGACCCGTGGCACCGACGGCCGGATCGCGATCCAGCCGCTGGTCGAATACGACAGCAGCGACCGTCATCCCAACGGTCTGGTCAAGGGCGGCTGGTATATCGGCCCGGCCGAGACGGGCCGCGAGAACATTCTGGGCCCGCTGCCCTATATCGTGCAGGGCAAGCCGGTCTTCCTGGCGACGCTGTCGGTGCCGATCATGATCGACGGCCGTTTCCGCGGCGTGGCCGGCACCGACTACAACCTGGATTTCATCCAGGCGCTGGCGGTGAAGGTGTCGAGCGCGCTTTATGACGGCCGAAGCCGGGTTGCGATCATCAGCGATGCCGGGCTGATCGTGGCCGACAGCGGCGCGCCCGAGACGATCGGCCAGCCGGTGACCGCGGCGGGCGACAGCTGGACCGACGGGCTTGAGGTGATCCGCGCCGGCGAGGCGACGGTGCTCGACCGTCCGGGGCATCCCGATATCGACGTTTTCTCGCCGATCCGTTTCGGCAGCACCGTCACGCCCTGGTCGGTGGTGATCTCGGTGCCGCGGGATGTGGCGCTCGCCTCGGTCAACGCGCTGAGCGGCGATATGGCCGAGCGCTCGACGCGCGACACGCTGGTCTCGCTGGGGGTCGGGCTTGCGGTGGTGCTTGGCGCGATCCTGGTGGTGGCGCTTGCCGCCCGCGGGATCGCCCGGCCGATCCGCGCCTGCGCCGGTTTTGCCGACGGCATTGCCGAAGGGCGCTTCGACCAGAGCCTGACGGTCGATCAGAAGGACGAGGTCGGCCGGCTGGCGACGGCGCTGACCCGCATGCAGGGGGATCTGCGGCGCAACATCGCCCAGCGTGCCGAGGATCAGGCGGCGGCCGAAGCCGCCCGGCGCCAGGCGATGCGCGACATGGCCGACCGTTTCGAGGCCTCGGTCGGCGGAGTTCTGAACGGGGTCACGTCGGCCGCGACCGAATTGCGGTCGACCGCCGAGACCATGACGGTCACGGCCGACGAGACCAGCCGGCGGTCCACCGCCGCGGCCAGCGCCACCGAACAGGCCAGCCAGAACATCCAGACCGTGGCGGCGGCGGCCGAGCAGCTTTCGGCCGCGATCGGCGAGATCGGCGATCGGGTCAACCAGTCGAGCGGCATCGTGGGCGAGGCGGTGCGTCAGGCCGATGCCACCGGTCTGCGGGTGAAGAACCTGTCCGAGGCGGCGCAGAAGGTCGGCAATGTCGTGCAGCTGATCAACGACATCGCCTCTCAGACCAATCTGCTGGCGCTGAATGCGACCATCGAGGCGGCCCGCGCCGGCGAGGCCGGCAAGGGCTTCGCGGTGGTGGCTTCTGAAGTGAAGACGCTGGCGGTGCAGACCGCGCGGGCGACCGAAGAGATTGCCGCCCAGATCCGCTCGATCCAGGACGCGACCCGCGACTCGGCCCATGCGATCGAAGAGATCGGCTCGACCATCAATCGGGTGAATGAAATCTCGACCGCGATTTCCGCCGCCATGCAGGAACAGGGCGCGGCGACCCGCGAAATCTCGCGCAATGTCCAGGAAGCGAGCCAGGGCACGGTCGAGGTCACGGGCAATATCGGCAGCGTCACCGCGGCGGCGCGGGAAACCGACCTCGCCGCCAATCAGGTGCTCTCGGCCGCGGGCGATCTGGGGCGGAACGGCGAGGATCTCCGCCGGCAGGTGGAGGACTTCCTGCAGACGGTGCGGGCCTGA
- a CDS encoding methyl-accepting chemotaxis protein yields MKLAHKILAPVAILAAIAILIALAGMVGLNRMGDAAHRMADDSDLVIKTSELRSVSRALQRDALNLIFEPEAGRASIASRFDSRAQAMEAQLVAIEAVVGDRDRRFIGLQREVIRALIRVRELALAGKTDAAHQAFINGVRQAERAASELTDPMIDDGIAEVAAQSTGLEDTRTSVMGVMLATAVIGVLAGVLLSSLVARRGVIAPLGRMTGAMARLKARDYGFDLADAGRSDEIGAMAAAVATFRDAMQETDRLQAEQRVAEERTLRRLARRAELVKEFVDGMNGLSARLADEARQLETDAGALSGAAAETSRMTASTSTATDRTTANVQTVAAATEELSASIGEISARANETASTSGSSANEARRTADQVSQLRRTAEEIGQVVALITDIAAQTNLLALNATIEAARAGEAGKGFAVVAAEVKTLATQTGRATEEIRTKVDAVQTATDGAVASIERIVGMIGEISSMTTSIATAVEEQSAATGEITRNVQEAANGTERIRQDVQVLDHTATRTHDIAGRVGGFSTEVSRRSGELRDLVAGFVSRLSESEAAA; encoded by the coding sequence ATGAAGCTCGCACACAAGATCCTGGCGCCGGTCGCGATCCTTGCCGCCATCGCCATCCTGATCGCCCTCGCCGGCATGGTTGGCCTGAACCGGATGGGTGATGCCGCCCATCGCATGGCCGATGATTCCGACCTGGTGATCAAGACGTCGGAACTCAGAAGCGTCAGCCGGGCGCTGCAGCGCGATGCGCTGAACCTGATCTTCGAGCCCGAAGCCGGCCGTGCCTCGATCGCCAGCCGCTTCGACAGCCGCGCCCAGGCCATGGAGGCCCAGCTGGTGGCGATCGAGGCCGTCGTCGGCGACCGCGACCGCCGGTTCATCGGGCTGCAGCGCGAGGTGATCCGGGCCCTGATCCGCGTGCGGGAACTGGCGCTGGCGGGGAAGACCGATGCGGCGCATCAGGCCTTCATCAACGGCGTGCGCCAGGCCGAGCGTGCGGCATCGGAGCTGACCGACCCGATGATCGACGACGGCATCGCCGAGGTCGCGGCCCAGTCCACCGGCCTGGAAGACACCCGGACCTCGGTCATGGGGGTGATGCTGGCCACCGCCGTGATCGGCGTCCTGGCCGGCGTCCTGCTCTCAAGCCTGGTCGCGCGCCGCGGGGTCATCGCCCCGCTTGGCCGGATGACCGGGGCGATGGCGCGACTGAAGGCCCGGGATTACGGTTTCGATCTGGCCGATGCCGGCCGCAGCGACGAGATCGGCGCCATGGCCGCCGCGGTCGCGACCTTCCGCGATGCGATGCAGGAAACCGACCGGCTGCAGGCCGAACAGCGTGTCGCCGAAGAACGCACCCTCCGCCGCCTGGCCCGCCGGGCCGAGCTGGTGAAGGAGTTCGTCGACGGCATGAACGGCCTCTCCGCCCGGCTGGCCGACGAGGCCCGGCAGCTGGAAACCGATGCCGGCGCGCTTTCGGGCGCCGCCGCCGAGACCAGCCGGATGACCGCCAGCACCAGCACCGCCACCGACCGCACCACCGCCAATGTCCAGACGGTGGCGGCGGCGACCGAGGAACTCTCGGCCTCGATCGGCGAGATCAGCGCGCGGGCGAACGAAACCGCCTCCACCTCGGGCAGCAGTGCCAACGAGGCCCGGCGAACCGCCGATCAGGTCAGCCAGCTGCGCCGCACGGCCGAAGAGATCGGCCAGGTGGTGGCACTGATCACCGACATCGCCGCCCAGACCAATCTTCTGGCGCTCAACGCCACGATCGAGGCCGCACGCGCCGGCGAGGCGGGCAAGGGCTTCGCGGTCGTCGCCGCCGAGGTGAAGACGCTCGCCACCCAGACCGGGCGGGCGACCGAAGAAATCCGCACCAAGGTCGACGCGGTCCAGACCGCAACCGACGGCGCCGTCGCCTCGATCGAGCGCATCGTCGGGATGATCGGCGAGATCAGCAGCATGACCACCTCGATCGCGACCGCGGTGGAAGAACAGTCCGCCGCCACCGGCGAAATCACCCGCAATGTGCAGGAGGCGGCCAACGGCACCGAGCGGATCCGCCAGGATGTGCAGGTGCTGGACCACACCGCCACCCGCACCCACGACATCGCCGGCCGGGTCGGCGGCTTCTCGACCGAGGTTTCGCGCCGGTCGGGCGAGCTGCGCGATCTGGTCGCGGGCTTCGTCAGCCGCCTGTCCGAATCGGAAGCGGCGGCCTGA